TTACGATCTTTCTTGTTATCACGGTTCACACAACCGTAGCGGAAGCCCACTTTTCCTACGCGAGCGTTGGTAAACTTGAAAACTGATTTCTCGTTCGACAAAAGCTCCCCGTAGACCACTTTGCGTGTCTTTGTTTTGCTAGTGTGGCCAGAAGAGTGTTCGCCCACGGTCGATAATTTATCCAGAGTGACAGCAGCCGGCTCCAGTTCCAGCGTCTTCGCCGCGTCAATCGGGCCAAAAGGCTCAGACTCGGCGATCGTTAGGAAACGCGAGGACAGCGCCTTCTGCGGCACGGGAATTTCACTCAAGTTCTCcctgctctttcttgattctGGCTCAAAAACGGGGAACATCTTGTAAAGCGTCTCTGCCATTTGCATCAGATCTTTGTTAATGTATTTCTGTTCTCAGTGTTAGTATGAAAAACCACAGAAGCGGGTTCGAAACTCAAAGGAAGGAAACGATCTTCAGAGATTAAAATTTTCTAACCATTTGTtttgtcttcaagactAATCGAATTTATTTGGTAGTCTCATCATATGATACCCCCAACTTGAGCTCTGTTTCATAGCTGCGTATACATACTCGTTTGGCCCATTTTTGCTCGATCTCAGCCAGTTTCAAGATCGCCTCCACTCTAGGCACTTTCAATCCATAGTTCTGCGACACCTGCTGGGTTGTGTGGCCTTCTACCTCGATGTCGTTGTatatcctcatcttcaagtcATCACTTATTATGCTGTTCGTCCGGCAATGCGAGTTGTTCGGGAAAGGCTGCAACACTCTTTTTTCCGAAATCTGCTGCAACCGCCTGTTCTCAGGCGCCTCACCGTACGTGCCATCATATTTCAGCACCACATTCTCGCCAGTGATGGGATTCTGCAAACTCTGCCCTCTCTCCAAATCCGGCTTGATGTAGTTGGGCACATGGTTCTTCGGGACTTCAAAATACTTGTTCATCACGTATTGCCCCTTGTAGTTCTTGGGTCCCAGAAACTGTCTCATTGCAGATTTAAGGTTAGAATCATgtttctttggatcttGTTTGCCTAACCTCTTGAAGGGATAAAAAGGATAAGCAATCCTCCTCCTGGAGATATTTCTAACCTGCTGGCATATGACAACGGCACCAGGAGCACTTCCAGGCCTACATCCGCCTACTGAAAGCATCATACCCCAAGCAATTGGCCGCAGCGAGGTTCAATTTACTGTAGCCTTCTGcgatttcaagctcagTCTGCTTgcaaactgaaaaattttgaGTCTCGACAGGGAATGTCCGGAATGCACCTGTCCAAATCGGACAGTCACGTGGATGCAATTGCTAGACTGGAATCCATGCTATAAGAAGCTTCATGGCCTGATTATGGTTGCCAGTCGCCTGCAATGGTGGTTCTGGGACCTGGATCTGCACCTCTTATCTATATTGCGTCTCTTTAAGGGCAGTCTGTTGAAGCGCTTTGATTAAACAACGGTTGATCGAGACACGAAACACGTAAAAGGGACGGTGAGGTTCACCGCAGTTCCCTGTTGTAAGGCTATCCGGTGACATGACTGAATTGGACGGCAAGGATCGGATTTATAATAAGTCTATGAAGGCGGCGTACGCTGATCTGCTGATGGAAAAGATGGCTAGCGGCACCGGGTCGGCGGTTTACGATAACAATGAGGGTGGATGCGAGGAGGGAGAGCTGGCGATGATTCaggatgacgaggagaaCGATGGggaggacgatgatggATATTATGGGCGTTTTAAGCGGTCGATATTAAGGGAGCGAGGCGAAGAGTTGGAAAAGACGTCGATGAGCGAGttggaggaagaagatgacgGCTGGCTGGACGATAATAGCACGCTGGATGAGGACTACACTGATGAGGCTGATCGAAGCTTTTATGCGGATAACGGGGAGGAAGACAGTGAAGATTATGAGGAAGAGAGCGATTACCAGTACGATGGAAGATACGCCGACGAGGCGCCGTCGGCGGGGTTGATCTCCAGAAAATGGAGTTTAGTCGCTCTGGCGCTGGTGATTATGCTTATTGTGGGTCCCGCAATGAATGGGTTGCTGTTCTCGGGACAATCGAGTCTCAAACCGTCGTCTGGATCGCCGGCGATAcagaagcagatcaacCATTTGTACAGCGAGATGACCACTCGGGAGCAACGGGCCAAGTCGGAGTTCGATAAGA
The sequence above is drawn from the Torulaspora globosa chromosome 5, complete sequence genome and encodes:
- the MRPS35 gene encoding mitochondrial 37S ribosomal protein mS45 (ancestral locus Anc_5.166) — protein: MMLSVGGCRPGSAPGAVVICQQVRNISRRRIAYPFYPFKRLGKQDPKKHDSNLKSAMRQFLGPKNYKGQYVMNKYFEVPKNHVPNYIKPDLERGQSLQNPITGENVVLKYDGTYGEAPENRRLQQISEKRVLQPFPNNSHCRTNSIISDDLKMRIYNDIEVEGHTTQQVSQNYGLKVPRVEAILKLAEIEQKWAKRVCIRSYETELKLGVSYDETTK